In Methyloterricola oryzae, one DNA window encodes the following:
- a CDS encoding NAD(P)/FAD-dependent oxidoreductase, translating to LESELRNKHIDWICNAKVDKVEAGMMYVTEYDENGQEKKKHELPFKHSMMLPAFKGVDAVFGIDKLTNPRGFILVDEHQRNPTYKNIYSIGVCIAIPPLEQTPVPTGVPKTGYMIESMVTATAHNIRAELDGKEPTEKGTWNALCLADFGDTGVAFLAMPQIPPRNVQWASRGRWVHLAKIAYEKYFMRKVRKGISEPTYERLTLKAMGIMRLKK from the coding sequence CTGGAGAGCGAGTTGCGCAACAAGCATATCGACTGGATCTGCAACGCCAAGGTGGACAAGGTCGAGGCGGGGATGATGTACGTCACCGAGTACGACGAGAACGGACAGGAAAAGAAAAAGCACGAACTGCCCTTCAAGCACAGCATGATGCTGCCGGCCTTCAAAGGGGTGGATGCGGTGTTCGGGATCGACAAGCTGACCAACCCGCGCGGCTTCATCCTGGTGGACGAGCACCAGCGCAACCCGACCTATAAGAACATCTACTCCATCGGCGTGTGCATCGCCATCCCGCCACTGGAGCAGACCCCGGTGCCGACGGGGGTGCCGAAGACCGGTTACATGATCGAATCCATGGTGACGGCGACGGCGCACAACATCCGGGCGGAGCTGGACGGCAAGGAGCCCACCGAGAAGGGCACCTGGAACGCGCTGTGCCTGGCGGACTTCGGTGACACCGGGGTGGCGTTTTTGGCGATGCCGCAGATTCCGCCGCGCAATGTGCAGTGGGCGTCGCGGGGCCGCTGGGTGCACCTGGCGAAGATCGCCTACGAGAAGTACTTCATGCGCAAGGTGCGCAAGGGCATCAGCGAGCCCACCTACGAGCGCCTCACCCTCAAGGCCATGGGCATCATGCGCCTGAAAAAGTAA
- a CDS encoding TolC family protein — translation MLLLLSGMACQVEAAPKAAPVASPRPAAARSQALGLDQLLELAYAHNPDIQAAAERIGQAQAQVAEALAAFYPRLTGRMGYSYSNDPAMAFSAIVSQRRFNNGHFQDINNPGFVENFRPELVGSISLFRGGQDYYRKKAAELGVEAAELQRSALRNQLSASVTSAYYAVLAAPRHVEVARQSIEAVSSELEHAKLMHREGALLRSDVLSLEVRMAQAREAELRARNAVVLTRSGLKTLLGMGAGEPLELREAPPDAKQPAADGLDALLTQALAQRPEMQAAARQVEMREKELRAEMGGHLPRVNAYAAYGLNERSPEFNFNKDNLTMGINAEVDLFSGGVTSARVEGARRKLAEAEAIREKTRLEIEDEIQRAQASLQEAQERKQVAEAATSAALAAFGLVHEQYRGGAATVTRYLEAEADRGQAQMRDITAGFDVQVAQANLKKATGFWK, via the coding sequence ATGCTCCTGCTGCTGAGCGGCATGGCCTGCCAGGTGGAGGCAGCGCCCAAGGCCGCGCCGGTTGCGAGCCCAAGGCCTGCCGCAGCGCGATCCCAGGCGCTCGGACTCGACCAGCTTCTCGAACTGGCCTACGCGCACAATCCCGATATCCAGGCCGCGGCCGAGCGCATCGGGCAGGCACAGGCGCAGGTGGCCGAGGCTCTGGCGGCATTTTATCCCAGGCTCACCGGCCGCATGGGCTATAGCTATTCCAATGACCCCGCCATGGCATTCTCCGCCATCGTGTCGCAAAGGCGGTTCAACAACGGCCACTTCCAGGACATCAACAATCCGGGCTTCGTGGAAAATTTCCGGCCGGAGCTGGTGGGCAGCATCTCCTTGTTTCGGGGCGGGCAGGATTACTACCGCAAGAAGGCTGCCGAACTGGGCGTCGAGGCGGCCGAGTTACAGCGTTCGGCGCTGCGCAATCAGCTCTCCGCCTCCGTGACCTCGGCCTACTATGCGGTGTTGGCGGCGCCCCGCCACGTGGAGGTCGCGCGCCAGTCCATCGAAGCGGTGAGTAGCGAACTTGAACACGCCAAACTGATGCACCGCGAGGGCGCTTTGTTGCGCTCCGACGTACTCTCCCTGGAGGTCCGCATGGCACAGGCTAGGGAGGCGGAGCTGAGGGCGCGCAATGCCGTGGTGCTGACCCGGTCGGGCCTGAAGACCCTGCTTGGCATGGGGGCCGGCGAACCCTTGGAACTGCGCGAGGCCCCGCCAGATGCGAAACAACCCGCCGCTGACGGCCTCGACGCGCTCCTCACCCAGGCTTTGGCGCAGAGGCCCGAGATGCAGGCGGCGGCGCGTCAGGTGGAGATGCGCGAAAAGGAACTGCGGGCCGAGATGGGCGGCCATCTGCCCCGGGTCAATGCCTACGCTGCGTATGGTCTCAACGAGCGTTCGCCGGAATTCAACTTCAACAAGGACAACCTGACCATGGGCATCAATGCGGAAGTGGATCTGTTCAGCGGCGGCGTCACCTCGGCGCGGGTCGAGGGCGCGCGCCGCAAGCTGGCCGAGGCGGAAGCCATCCGGGAGAAGACACGCCTGGAAATAGAGGACGAAATCCAGAGGGCCCAGGCCAGTCTGCAGGAGGCGCAGGAGCGCAAGCAGGTGGCGGAGGCCGCGACCTCCGCTGCCCTGGCTGCTTTCGGTCTGGTGCACGAGCAATATAGGGGCGGCGCGGCCACTGTCACACGCTATCTTGAAGCAGAGGCGGACCGCGGACAGGCGCAGATGCGTGACATCACGGCCGGCTTCGACGTACAGGTGGCGCAAGCCAACTTGAAGAAAGCCACAGGATTCTGGAAGTAG
- a CDS encoding efflux RND transporter periplasmic adaptor subunit, with translation MSSEQHSNTQMFYALGSIAGLILLLVWMQGGFSSKTPPGTVQAAERAALPAGAGKAKVVRQDVDEIMAWPGTLSARITAQLAPKVAARIMEVKVHAGDVVKTGQVLVTLDERELQSRLAQARSALVAAEAQAVRAGAEARRVRSLFDKEAATQQSLEAAQAAARTAEAQVAEARAGIGAAQSLAAETVLRAPFDGAVVTRQREPGDMALPGTPVLTLQSNQKLRVEAAIPASCADSVAVGQTLVARVGEQRVPVNVEEVAPAVDEASRTVLVKAGLEGPAQAQPGAFVWLEQACQRRSALLVPIAAISRSGQLESVRLLVDGQPRLRQVRIGKLNDGMAEVLSGLKEGDQVLVGAGR, from the coding sequence ATGAGCTCGGAACAGCACTCCAACACGCAGATGTTCTATGCCCTGGGTTCGATTGCGGGACTGATCCTGCTCCTGGTGTGGATGCAGGGCGGCTTTTCCTCCAAGACACCGCCCGGGACCGTCCAGGCTGCCGAGCGCGCGGCCCTGCCGGCCGGCGCTGGAAAGGCGAAGGTGGTCCGCCAGGACGTGGATGAGATCATGGCCTGGCCGGGCACCCTGAGCGCCCGCATCACGGCCCAACTGGCTCCAAAGGTTGCGGCACGGATTATGGAGGTCAAGGTTCATGCCGGCGATGTGGTTAAGACGGGCCAGGTGCTCGTCACGCTGGATGAGAGGGAACTGCAGTCGCGGCTGGCGCAGGCGCGTTCGGCTTTAGTGGCGGCCGAGGCGCAGGCCGTCCGTGCCGGCGCGGAAGCGCGGCGAGTTCGCAGCTTGTTCGACAAGGAAGCTGCCACCCAACAGTCTCTGGAGGCGGCTCAGGCGGCCGCGCGCACCGCTGAGGCGCAGGTGGCGGAAGCGCGCGCCGGGATCGGCGCGGCCCAGTCCCTGGCGGCCGAGACCGTATTGCGCGCGCCCTTCGACGGAGCTGTCGTAACACGTCAGCGGGAGCCCGGCGATATGGCCCTGCCGGGTACGCCTGTGCTGACCCTGCAGTCAAATCAGAAGCTTCGTGTGGAAGCAGCTATTCCGGCAAGCTGCGCCGATTCCGTTGCAGTCGGGCAAACGCTAGTCGCCCGGGTCGGCGAGCAGCGCGTTCCCGTCAATGTCGAGGAGGTGGCGCCGGCGGTGGATGAGGCCAGTCGCACGGTGCTGGTCAAAGCCGGGCTGGAAGGTCCGGCACAGGCTCAACCCGGCGCCTTCGTCTGGCTAGAACAGGCCTGCCAGCGCCGGAGTGCCTTGCTGGTTCCTATCGCCGCCATTTCCCGCAGCGGCCAGTTGGAAAGCGTGCGCCTGCTGGTGGATGGCCAGCCCCGCTTGCGGCAGGTTCGCATCGGTAAGCTGAATGACGGCATGGCGGAGGTGCTCTCCGGCCTCAAGGAGGGCGATCAGGTGCTGGTGGGGGCTGGCCGATGA
- a CDS encoding efflux RND transporter permease subunit, which produces MTTEPVKRGFTAEIVRVFITSKLSLLLLIASLLAGLAALLLTPREEEPQIVVPVADVLVRAPGASAEEVEKLVATPLESRLREVDGVEYVYSASREGEALVTVRFYVGEDREDSLVKVWNKLMSNQDIIPPVVKDWVVKPVEIDDVPIVTLTLSSDNPVYDAPALRRLADELRDKLGVVEDTGKITVYGGQPRRISIYPDAARLAAHGMSLLELMQSLAAANVSLQAGRFDSANRVVQFDAGPNFQSADDVAGTVLKAPGGWPVYLRDVAELRDGPAEAETYTRIGFGPAAKDSKHVGESSPATLGDERQAVTLAVAKRKGANAVAVAEDAIGTVEGLYGELIPEDVTVTVTRDYGETANHKVNELVKHLFIAIATIIVLLALALGPKESFIVALAVPMTLGVTLLFDLMFGYTINRVTLFALILSLGLLVDDPIVDVENIFRHFQLRKEPPLEAALTAVDEVRPPTIFATFTVIVSFLPLFYITGMMGPYMAPMAFNVPIAMLMSLLVAFTVTPWASYYLLKSEYGKHGDEPFDLKSNWAYKLYDWSLGGLIRKPGRAKLFLWGMVIAFAASAMLAVTRAVPLKLLPFDNKNELQLVIDMPRGTTLEETDGVARALGEYLATVNEVTDFEAYVGLASPMDFNGMVRHYYLRSGGHLGEIRISLLPKEKREQQSHQIALRIRPDVDRIAKRFGAKVKIVETPPGPPVLSTFVAEVYGPLDADYNHLATVTEGVKADFEKIDGVVDVDDLVDEPQDKVRFTLDRAKAALHGVSVKDVTETLNIALGGGMGGVVHAPSERFPLEITVRLSRAQRSATEDLLALRVRGADGVLIPLGELGSVRDEHVDRAIYHKNLKRLNYVTAEMAGRSPVEAVFDYWDIEEAKPLPKGYSVDLAGEGEWKITVDVFRDLGLAFGAALLMIYVLLVAQTGSLGIPLVIMVAIPLTIIGIMPGFWFLNLFTTDVAGYANPILFTATGMIGMIALAGIVVRNSIILIDFIERLREDGKELVEALIEAGATRLRPIFLTAGAAMFGSFVITLDPIFAGLAWSFIFGIFASTAFSLLVVPVVYYLLNRPAGGTA; this is translated from the coding sequence ATGACGACCGAACCGGTAAAACGCGGCTTCACCGCGGAGATCGTCCGCGTCTTCATTACCTCCAAACTTTCCCTGCTGCTGCTCATTGCCTCGCTTCTGGCGGGACTGGCCGCTCTGTTGCTGACACCACGCGAGGAAGAGCCGCAGATCGTAGTCCCGGTCGCCGATGTGCTGGTGCGCGCGCCGGGCGCCTCGGCCGAGGAGGTGGAAAAGCTGGTGGCCACGCCGCTGGAGTCGCGCCTGCGCGAGGTGGACGGGGTGGAATATGTCTATTCGGCGTCCCGCGAGGGCGAGGCCCTGGTGACGGTGCGCTTCTACGTGGGCGAAGACCGCGAGGACAGCCTGGTCAAAGTCTGGAACAAGCTGATGTCGAACCAGGACATCATCCCGCCGGTGGTCAAAGACTGGGTGGTCAAGCCGGTGGAGATCGACGATGTCCCCATCGTCACCCTGACCCTGTCCTCGGACAACCCCGTCTACGACGCTCCGGCCCTCCGCCGGCTGGCCGACGAATTGCGGGACAAGCTGGGCGTTGTCGAGGACACCGGCAAGATCACGGTCTACGGGGGGCAGCCGCGTCGCATCAGCATCTATCCTGACGCCGCGCGGTTGGCGGCTCATGGCATGAGCCTCCTGGAACTCATGCAATCCCTGGCGGCCGCCAATGTCAGCCTGCAGGCGGGGCGCTTCGATTCGGCCAACCGGGTGGTGCAGTTCGATGCCGGTCCCAATTTCCAGTCTGCCGACGACGTCGCTGGGACGGTGCTGAAGGCGCCCGGAGGATGGCCCGTGTACCTGCGCGATGTGGCCGAGCTGCGCGATGGACCCGCCGAGGCCGAGACCTATACGCGCATCGGCTTTGGACCCGCGGCAAAGGACAGTAAGCATGTTGGGGAGAGTTCGCCAGCTACGCTTGGAGACGAACGTCAAGCGGTGACCCTGGCGGTGGCCAAGCGCAAGGGCGCCAACGCGGTGGCGGTGGCCGAGGATGCCATAGGTACCGTTGAGGGGCTGTACGGCGAGCTGATTCCCGAAGACGTCACGGTGACGGTCACGCGGGATTATGGCGAGACGGCCAACCACAAGGTGAATGAACTGGTGAAGCATCTGTTCATCGCCATCGCCACCATCATCGTGCTGCTGGCGCTGGCGCTGGGCCCGAAAGAGTCCTTCATTGTGGCCCTGGCGGTGCCCATGACCCTGGGCGTGACCCTGCTGTTCGACCTGATGTTCGGCTACACCATCAATCGCGTCACCCTGTTTGCCCTGATCCTTTCCCTGGGATTGCTGGTGGATGATCCCATCGTGGACGTGGAGAATATCTTCCGTCACTTCCAGTTGCGCAAGGAACCGCCCCTGGAAGCAGCCCTGACTGCCGTGGATGAGGTGCGGCCGCCCACCATCTTCGCGACGTTCACCGTCATCGTGTCGTTCCTGCCGCTGTTCTACATCACCGGCATGATGGGGCCTTACATGGCGCCCATGGCTTTCAACGTGCCCATCGCCATGCTTATGTCCCTGCTGGTGGCGTTTACGGTCACCCCGTGGGCCAGTTACTACCTGCTCAAGAGCGAATATGGCAAGCACGGTGACGAGCCTTTCGACCTGAAGTCGAACTGGGCCTACAAATTGTACGACTGGTCCTTGGGCGGGCTGATCCGCAAGCCCGGCCGCGCCAAGCTGTTCCTGTGGGGCATGGTCATCGCCTTCGCCGCCTCGGCCATGCTGGCGGTGACCCGCGCGGTGCCGCTCAAGCTGCTCCCCTTCGACAACAAGAACGAGCTGCAGCTGGTGATCGACATGCCCCGCGGCACCACTCTGGAAGAGACCGATGGCGTGGCGCGCGCCCTGGGAGAATACCTGGCAACGGTCAACGAGGTCACGGATTTTGAAGCCTACGTGGGCCTGGCCTCGCCCATGGATTTCAACGGCATGGTGCGGCATTACTATCTGCGTTCCGGCGGGCACCTGGGCGAGATACGCATCAGCCTGCTCCCCAAGGAGAAACGCGAGCAACAGTCCCACCAGATTGCCCTGCGTATCCGTCCCGATGTGGATCGCATCGCCAAGCGCTTCGGCGCCAAGGTCAAGATCGTCGAGACGCCGCCGGGACCGCCGGTGCTTTCGACCTTTGTTGCCGAGGTCTACGGGCCGCTGGATGCCGATTACAACCATCTGGCCACGGTCACCGAAGGGGTGAAGGCGGATTTCGAGAAGATCGACGGTGTGGTGGATGTGGACGACCTGGTGGACGAGCCGCAGGACAAGGTCCGGTTCACCTTGGACCGTGCCAAGGCGGCCTTGCACGGCGTGAGCGTCAAGGATGTGACCGAAACCCTGAACATTGCCTTGGGCGGCGGCATGGGGGGTGTCGTCCATGCGCCTTCGGAACGCTTTCCGCTGGAAATCACGGTGCGCCTCTCGCGTGCGCAAAGGTCAGCGACCGAAGATTTGTTGGCGCTGCGGGTACGAGGTGCCGATGGTGTGCTGATTCCCCTCGGCGAACTCGGGAGCGTCCGGGATGAGCACGTGGACCGCGCCATCTACCATAAAAACCTGAAGCGTTTGAATTACGTGACCGCGGAGATGGCAGGTCGCAGCCCCGTGGAAGCGGTGTTCGACTACTGGGATATCGAGGAGGCAAAGCCCCTGCCCAAGGGTTACTCAGTGGATTTGGCCGGGGAAGGGGAGTGGAAGATCACCGTCGACGTGTTTCGCGACCTGGGGCTGGCTTTCGGCGCGGCCCTGCTGATGATTTACGTATTGCTGGTGGCGCAGACTGGTTCGCTGGGGATTCCTCTGGTGATCATGGTGGCGATACCGCTCACCATCATCGGCATCATGCCGGGCTTCTGGTTCCTAAACCTGTTTACCACGGACGTGGCCGGCTACGCCAATCCCATCCTGTTTACCGCGACCGGCATGATCGGCATGATTGCCCTGGCCGGCATCGTGGTGCGCAACTCCATCATCCTCATCGATTTCATCGAGCGACTGCGCGAGGATGGCAAGGAACTGGTGGAGGCGCTCATTGAGGCCGGGGCTACGCGCCTTCGGCCAATTTTCCTGACGGCGGGGGCCGCCATGTTCGGTTCCTTCGTCATTACCCTGGACCCCATCTTCGCGGGTCTGGCCTGGAGTTTTATCTTCGGCATCTTCGCTTCCACGGCCTTTTCTTTGCTTGTCGTGCCCGTGGTCTATTATCTCCTCAACCGGCCCGCCGGCGGCACTGCGTGA